CACCAATGGCTAAAATAAATTCATAATTCTTGTTCGAGATAAAATGCGTGGCTATTACCCCTTTATTTATACCAGCACTTTTAATCTCGATGACCTTCTCTCCTGATAAAATCTGGACATCGATATTTGCGGTTAAGGAGATTAAATCATCTATTAACTCTTTGGCTCGAATAGAGGCAAGTTCAGGGTCTGATTTGCGGTAATGCCACACTAATGAAAATTCCTTTTCTTCGATAAACGAGGCAGGTAACCTATCTACGGTTAATTTAAGTAACGGGTAAAGTTTAGATTTCCAGTCAGCAGATACAGGTTTTAGCAGTAACCAGTCTTTATTTTTTTCTTTTAGCCAAACGCCATGTTCTGCGGATAAAGAAATATCTAATCGACCAAACCACTTCTTTACTGTAGATTTATCTCGACCACTAACAAGCACCACCTCTGTATCTGGATATTCGGATAGGATCCTGATAAGTTTTAATAGGCTATTATCCGGTTTAGAGCTCTGGGGTCTGTCTGTAAGCGGGACTAATGTTCCATCGTAATCTAAAAAGATAATTCTTGAATTAGAGGTTTGAAAATCTTTTATTATCTCTTCTTTTTCCAGATGAGATAAAAGTTTTGTCATTCGGAGCATCTTTTGTTTATTCAAGTCTAAAAGTTCGGAGATAAAATCACCTGCCCACCGAATAACATCATAATCACTCAGTCTTTTCTGCATAATCTTAATTCTTCTTGTTTGTTCTTTTATGGACATTGATAAGGCATCTTTTATGGCTTGAGCAATTTCTTGTTTATGGTTTGGGTTGATGATAATTGCCTCGCCAAGTTCCTTAGCCGCACCAGCCATCTCGCTTAAGATTAAAACCCCTTTTTTATCTGATTGTGAGGCAATATACTCCTTTGCTACCAGATTCATCCCATCCCTCAAAGGGCTGATTAAGGCAATATCCGCAACATTATACAAGGCAACTAATTGTTTAAACGGAATATGTTTATATTGATACTGGATGGGTGTCCAGCCGACATTTCCAAACCGACCATTGATTTTTCCGATAAATTCATCAATCTTGATTTTTATCCGTTGATAGCGTTCTACTCCGATTCGAGATGGAACAACGATTAACAAAAGAGTGATTTTATTATGCCAGTGTGGATTTTCTTCAAGGAATAATTCATAGCCTTCCAGACGATTGATAATCCCCTTGGTATAATCAAGTCTATCTACGGAGAGTATAGTTTTTGTATTCATTAAGATTCTGGCAAACTCATCTTTTTCTTTCTGGACATCAGGGTCAGCAGCCGCCGCATAAAACTTTTTATAGTGAATACCCATAGGAAAGGTATCGGCACGAAGAATCCTATTATTTAAAGTTAGACTTCCAAGATTATGTTCTAATCCTGAAATCCGTAAAACACATCTCAGGAAACTCTGGGTATAATCAATTGTATGAAATCCAATTAAATCTGCTCCTAAAAGTCCCTCTAATATCTCTGTGCGCCATTTTTTAGGTAAAAGGCGATATATTTCATAAGGTGGGAATGGGATGTGCAGGAAAAAGCCAATAAGTGATTCTGGCCTTTTTTCGCGGATGAGTTTTGGAAGTAACAAAAGATGATAATCATGTATCCATAAAATATCATCTGACTTTAAAATTTTACAAATTGCCTCACAAAAGAATTCATTTACCTGTTTATAATAATTCCATAAATTTTCGTTAAATTCAGCATAGATAGGAAAACAATGAAACAATGGCCAGATAGTTTTGTTGCAAAATCCATGGTAGAAATTATCCATCTCTTTTTCCGGGATAAATACAGGTGAACAGTTATATTCCTTAATGGTTTTCCTTCTTAAGGCAGGTTGATATTTTTCTTTCACGGTTACCCCGGGCCACCCAATCCAGAGATGCTCAAGTGGTGTAAATGAAGAATCTTTCAAGGAATCAAGGTAGTCACTTAATCCAGTAACAAGTCCACCCGAACTTTTTACTAATTCCAGTGCCCCTTCTTTTTCTATAACCGTAAATGGTAATCTGTTAGAAACGATGAGTAATCTCATTAAATTTACACCCAATGTTATTTTAGATTTTAGGTAACCGTTCAGGGATATAGCCACAGAGTCACAGAGAACACAGAGGGAATATATAACTACGAATGAACACGAATAATAAAAAGATTTGTAGTGCGAGGCTTTAGCCTCGCTTCTGGCAAACAGGAAAGCGAACCTAAATGTTCGCACTACATTTATCGAATGTCACAGGTTAATTCGTGTCCATTTGTGGCTAATTTCTCTAATTCTCTGTGAACTCTGTGCCTCTGTGGCTAAACGGTTACGATTTTAGATTGCTGATTTTTGATTGAAAAATAAATCCAAAATCCGTAATCGAAAATCCAAAATTTATTTGATACCCCTACAGATATACAATATCCCCTTCATAAAACATCGATAAAAACAACAAGAGATAATCCTGGATATGTCTTGTAATCAAGAAATTATTTTTGATATGTTCTCGACCATTTTCGCCCAGTTTTTTTGCGTATTCAGGTTCATTAATAAGTCGTTTTATCCAATAAACAGTTCCTTCGATAGAGCGGGTTAAAACACCAGAATATTTATGAGTGATTTGAAGGGGTATGCCGCCAACTGCACCAGCGATAACCGGTTTTGCCTTCCAGAGTGCCTCTGCCACAGTTAAACCAAATCCTTCTTTCAACGATTTTTGTAAAACTACGCTCGAGGCTCGTTGTAAGGCATTTATTTCAATATCGCTTGCTGGTGGAAGGAATAAAACAAAAATATCCCTATCCTTTTCTGCCTCATTTCTAACTTTGTTCAAAACCTCCATCCCTTCAGGGTCATCTGTTGCTCCGCCGCCGGCTAAAATCAGTTGACAATCAACATACTTCTTTACCTCAAAATATGCCTCAATTACACCTAAAGGGTCTTTCAAATAATCAAATCTGGAGATTTGAGTAATAATCGGACGATTTTTATCAATCCCGTATCTTTCTAAAATAGAATCTATTACATCTTCCGGTATCTCTTTATTTTTATCACTTAACGGGTCAATTGACGGAGAAATAAGAACCTGCGGTATGCTAAGTTCCCTGGAAAAGGCTGGTGCTGAAAAGACAGCTGTATCATACTGGTTAATATATTGTTTTAAAAACTCCCAGATGTCTTTTTGTGGAGTTGAGAAATCTATATGGCAACGCCAGAGCCATTTTTTATCAAGATTCTTCTTTTCCTCAACTAAGGCAATTGGTTGAGAATCATGAACAAAAATAATATCACCAATAAGATTTAACTCCTGGGCATTGTTACGATTTATTTCGATAAAATATTCTAACTCTTCATCTGGAAACTCGGTTTTTACCCCATGTAAGGCATTATGAATCTTTTTGGTTATCACAAAAAACCTTTCATTCCCTTTAATAACATCCCATCTAAAATCTATTCCTAACTGTTGAATTAAAGGTAACATCCTGGTCAGGATTTCAGCCACACCACCGCCAACCGCGGTTGAGTTTATATTCTGGATAACCTTTCCTTTGAGACAGTTAGCTAAAAAGTACAGGTCATCTATTACCTCTTGACCAACAATCTTTGTATAATCATTAATATTTTGCATATTTTTCCACCAGCGAGATAATTTTTCCCCTTAAACTTTCGAGGGTATAAGCATAAGGATCTAAATTTGCCATTTTGTTAGCCAGTTGAGCATAACCAGCATCCCTGAACCATAAAGAGAAATCGTTATCTTCCTTTTTCAGTCTTAACCTTGCCTCAAAGATATGGAAATACAAGGAATCAGCACTTATTTTTTTGACTATATCCTTAAATTCGCTGAGATTGTTTGCCACATAAGGAGTTTTTAAGATAAAACTTTTTGAAGATACAAAATAAAACGCCTCATCTTCAGGACACTGGACATTCCGAGCGTCTTTTAAAAGGTGTTGTTCGATTATTTCCACAAATTTTTTCCTTATCTCTTCAATCCAATGAAACTGGATGATATTAATACTGAACAATTTTTCACCCAGTAGTTTCTCATTCAAGAC
This is a stretch of genomic DNA from bacterium. It encodes these proteins:
- a CDS encoding glycosyltransferase, whose amino-acid sequence is MQNINDYTKIVGQEVIDDLYFLANCLKGKVIQNINSTAVGGGVAEILTRMLPLIQQLGIDFRWDVIKGNERFFVITKKIHNALHGVKTEFPDEELEYFIEINRNNAQELNLIGDIIFVHDSQPIALVEEKKNLDKKWLWRCHIDFSTPQKDIWEFLKQYINQYDTAVFSAPAFSRELSIPQVLISPSIDPLSDKNKEIPEDVIDSILERYGIDKNRPIITQISRFDYLKDPLGVIEAYFEVKKYVDCQLILAGGGATDDPEGMEVLNKVRNEAEKDRDIFVLFLPPASDIEINALQRASSVVLQKSLKEGFGLTVAEALWKAKPVIAGAVGGIPLQITHKYSGVLTRSIEGTVYWIKRLINEPEYAKKLGENGREHIKNNFLITRHIQDYLLLFLSMFYEGDIVYL
- a CDS encoding DUF5752 family protein, which produces MEPFLFYTRFNQTILLGKKARDLKELLAGIKTVPGSSIYHHTHRFLQQYQYLVPEPPNDFAYWVNNVLNEKLLGEKLFSINIIQFHWIEEIRKKFVEIIEQHLLKDARNVQCPEDEAFYFVSSKSFILKTPYVANNLSEFKDIVKKISADSLYFHIFEARLRLKKEDNDFSLWFRDAGYAQLANKMANLDPYAYTLESLRGKIISLVEKYAKY
- a CDS encoding bifunctional alpha,alpha-trehalose-phosphate synthase (UDP-forming)/trehalose-phosphatase, which gives rise to MGVNLMRLLIVSNRLPFTVIEKEGALELVKSSGGLVTGLSDYLDSLKDSSFTPLEHLWIGWPGVTVKEKYQPALRRKTIKEYNCSPVFIPEKEMDNFYHGFCNKTIWPLFHCFPIYAEFNENLWNYYKQVNEFFCEAICKILKSDDILWIHDYHLLLLPKLIREKRPESLIGFFLHIPFPPYEIYRLLPKKWRTEILEGLLGADLIGFHTIDYTQSFLRCVLRISGLEHNLGSLTLNNRILRADTFPMGIHYKKFYAAAADPDVQKEKDEFARILMNTKTILSVDRLDYTKGIINRLEGYELFLEENPHWHNKITLLLIVVPSRIGVERYQRIKIKIDEFIGKINGRFGNVGWTPIQYQYKHIPFKQLVALYNVADIALISPLRDGMNLVAKEYIASQSDKKGVLILSEMAGAAKELGEAIIINPNHKQEIAQAIKDALSMSIKEQTRRIKIMQKRLSDYDVIRWAGDFISELLDLNKQKMLRMTKLLSHLEKEEIIKDFQTSNSRIIFLDYDGTLVPLTDRPQSSKPDNSLLKLIRILSEYPDTEVVLVSGRDKSTVKKWFGRLDISLSAEHGVWLKEKNKDWLLLKPVSADWKSKLYPLLKLTVDRLPASFIEEKEFSLVWHYRKSDPELASIRAKELIDDLISLTANIDVQILSGEKVIEIKSAGINKGVIATHFISNKNYEFILAIGDDATDEDMFKVLPQKAYSVKVGISSSFARYNIYDYKEVRRFITELVTG